One genomic segment of Stenotrophomonas sp. 704A1 includes these proteins:
- a CDS encoding GntR family transcriptional regulator: protein MAIAPAPRSPKKRAPLYEEVAEHVRERIYDYRLPPGEWIDEPALCEALGISRTPLREALKLLAAEGLVQIDAGRGARVTRLTLEDLNQLFPVMAMLEGRCAHEAVKHIDEAGVQHLEMLHAAMEVAAADGNIAEYYRNNYLIHETVQHYAGNPWLIRITHDLHRILKMHRGRQLLTPGRTAQSLAEHRELMECFRRRDATGAERTMERHLLSQGQALAAYVAAGGLLNVPAPLPTEGGR from the coding sequence ATGGCCATCGCTCCTGCTCCGCGTTCACCAAAGAAGCGTGCCCCTCTGTACGAAGAGGTGGCCGAGCATGTGCGCGAGCGGATCTACGACTATCGCCTGCCGCCGGGTGAATGGATCGACGAACCAGCGCTGTGCGAGGCGCTGGGCATCAGCCGCACGCCATTGCGCGAGGCGTTGAAGCTGCTTGCCGCCGAAGGCCTGGTGCAGATCGATGCCGGCCGGGGCGCACGGGTCACCCGGCTCACTCTGGAAGACCTCAACCAGCTGTTCCCGGTGATGGCGATGCTGGAGGGCCGCTGCGCGCATGAAGCAGTCAAGCACATCGACGAAGCCGGCGTGCAACATCTGGAAATGCTGCATGCGGCGATGGAAGTGGCCGCCGCCGACGGCAACATCGCCGAGTACTATCGCAACAACTACCTCATCCACGAGACCGTGCAGCACTACGCCGGCAACCCGTGGCTGATCCGCATCACCCACGACCTGCACCGCATCCTGAAGATGCATCGGGGCCGCCAGTTGCTGACGCCGGGACGCACCGCGCAGTCGCTGGCCGAGCACCGCGAACTGATGGAGTGCTTCCGCCGCCGCGATGCAACGGGCGCCGAACGCACCATGGAGCGGCACCTGCTCAGCCAGGGCCAGGCGCTGGCCGCGTATGTGGCAGCCGGTGGCCTGCTGAACGTGCCGGCACCGCTGCCGACCGAAGGCGGACGCTGA
- a CDS encoding nucleoside hydrolase: protein MLKVIFDTDPGVDDALALLYLHKHPQIDLIAVTTTFGNASVDSTTHNALYLKQAWGLHAPVARGAAGPLQPDATPEAWPVHIHGHNGLGNHPVPGTLEVSADARPAHQMIIDLVRAHPGEVTLVAVGRMTNLALALQQAPDIAGLVRGVVLMGGAFHVNGNITPAAEANIWGDAEAADIVFTARWPVTAIGLDVTTRVEMNRDGLDTLAAVGGADAELVRALSQDYVDFYLQAGHKGMVVHDCCACIALTRPELFQFERASVRVATDGVARGMTIPKPEGMGFGPSVWDGHVLQSIAIGVDAAAVLADIEQTLTV, encoded by the coding sequence ATGCTGAAAGTCATTTTCGATACCGACCCGGGCGTCGACGACGCCCTGGCCCTGCTGTACCTGCACAAGCACCCGCAGATCGACCTGATCGCGGTGACCACCACCTTCGGCAACGCGTCGGTGGATTCGACCACCCACAATGCGCTGTACCTGAAGCAGGCCTGGGGCCTGCACGCTCCGGTCGCACGTGGCGCCGCAGGCCCGCTGCAGCCGGACGCCACGCCGGAAGCCTGGCCGGTGCACATCCACGGCCACAACGGTCTGGGCAACCACCCGGTGCCCGGGACCCTGGAGGTGAGCGCCGATGCGCGACCGGCCCACCAGATGATCATCGACCTGGTCCGCGCCCATCCGGGCGAAGTGACCCTGGTTGCGGTCGGCCGCATGACCAACCTGGCACTGGCCCTGCAGCAGGCCCCGGATATCGCCGGGCTGGTGCGCGGCGTGGTGCTGATGGGCGGCGCCTTCCACGTCAACGGCAACATCACCCCGGCCGCCGAAGCCAACATCTGGGGCGATGCGGAAGCGGCCGACATCGTGTTCACCGCCCGCTGGCCGGTGACCGCGATCGGCCTGGACGTGACCACCCGCGTGGAAATGAACCGCGATGGCCTGGACACGCTGGCCGCGGTCGGCGGCGCCGACGCCGAGCTGGTGCGTGCGCTGTCGCAGGACTACGTCGACTTCTACCTGCAGGCCGGCCACAAGGGCATGGTGGTGCACGACTGCTGCGCCTGCATCGCGCTGACCCGGCCGGAGCTGTTCCAGTTCGAGCGCGCCAGCGTGCGCGTGGCCACCGACGGCGTTGCCCGCGGCATGACCATTCCCAAGCCGGAAGGCATGGGCTTCGGCCCCAGCGTGTGGGATGGCCACGTGCTGCAGTCGATCGCCATCGGCGTCGATGCGGCCGCGGTACTGGCCGACATCGAGCAGACCCTGACGGTCTGA
- the mdcE gene encoding biotin-independent malonate decarboxylase subunit gamma: protein MTLSLDSLLDALFPRGHAITVKDSVLSGSATTDDGEVTVIGTTDRIEVGVDHALALADSVLASTAAHPQRPIVMLVDTAGQRLARRDELLGINGYFAHLAQTLDLARRRGARLLALVYGESVSGGFLSFGLMADHIHALPDAQVRVMDLRAMARVTKQPLEKLQALSQSSPVFAPGVANYVAMGAVESLWDGDLAQHLLQALRTPSTGDLRAARGAQRGGRALAADVCTAVAHGDA from the coding sequence ATGACCCTCTCGCTGGATTCCCTGCTGGATGCGCTGTTCCCGCGTGGACACGCGATCACGGTGAAGGATTCGGTGCTTTCCGGCAGCGCCACCACCGACGATGGCGAGGTGACCGTGATCGGCACCACCGACCGGATCGAAGTGGGCGTGGATCACGCGCTGGCGCTGGCCGACAGCGTGCTGGCCAGCACCGCCGCACATCCCCAGCGGCCGATCGTGATGCTGGTCGACACCGCCGGCCAGCGGCTGGCGCGCCGCGATGAACTGCTGGGCATCAATGGCTACTTCGCGCATCTGGCACAGACCCTGGACCTGGCGCGCCGCCGCGGCGCCCGCCTGCTGGCGCTGGTGTACGGCGAGTCGGTCAGCGGCGGCTTCCTGTCATTCGGATTGATGGCCGATCACATCCACGCCCTGCCCGATGCACAGGTACGGGTGATGGACCTGCGCGCGATGGCGCGGGTGACCAAGCAGCCGCTGGAGAAGCTGCAGGCGCTCAGCCAGAGCTCGCCGGTGTTCGCGCCAGGCGTGGCCAACTATGTCGCGATGGGTGCGGTTGAATCGCTGTGGGACGGCGACCTGGCCCAGCACCTGCTGCAGGCGCTGCGCACGCCCAGCACGGGCGATCTGCGGGCGGCACGCGGCGCACAGCGTGGCGGCCGTGCGCTGGCTGCGGATGTCTGCACGGCAGTGGCCCACGGCGATGCCTGA
- a CDS encoding biotin-independent malonate decarboxylase subunit beta → MRPAQRHSYYEADARERIAGLVDAGSFRELLGPARRMMSPHLAQLDQPAAFDDGIVVGEATLHGKRVLLAAQQGQFMGGGVGEVHGAKLAGLLRRAALTRPDGVLLLLDTGGVRLHEANAGLIAISEIMRATLDARAAGVPVVALIGSGNGAFGGMGIVARCCTTVIMSEEGRLSLSGPEVIETVRGVEEFDARDRALVWRITGGKHRYLIDQAQVLVPDAISAFAQAAFDALQADTASSDTEAALAVLQARHAALKARVDAWGDCNDGLQIWARQGIADPERLPLLDTDVFLAATADRSLP, encoded by the coding sequence ATGAGGCCCGCCCAGCGCCACAGCTACTACGAAGCCGACGCCCGCGAGCGCATCGCCGGGCTGGTCGACGCAGGTTCGTTCCGCGAACTGCTTGGCCCGGCGCGGCGGATGATGAGCCCGCACCTGGCCCAGCTGGACCAGCCGGCCGCGTTTGACGATGGCATCGTCGTCGGCGAGGCCACGCTGCACGGCAAGCGCGTGCTGCTGGCCGCGCAGCAGGGGCAGTTCATGGGCGGCGGCGTGGGCGAGGTGCATGGCGCCAAGCTGGCCGGGCTGCTGCGCCGCGCGGCGCTCACCCGGCCCGACGGCGTGCTGCTGCTGCTCGATACCGGCGGCGTGCGCCTGCATGAAGCCAACGCCGGGCTGATCGCCATTTCCGAGATCATGCGCGCCACGCTGGATGCGCGCGCGGCCGGCGTGCCGGTGGTCGCCCTGATCGGCAGCGGCAACGGCGCGTTCGGTGGCATGGGCATCGTCGCCCGCTGCTGCACCACGGTGATCATGTCCGAAGAGGGGCGGCTGTCGCTGTCCGGCCCGGAGGTGATCGAGACCGTGCGCGGTGTGGAGGAATTCGACGCGCGCGACCGCGCACTGGTGTGGCGGATCACCGGCGGCAAGCACCGCTACCTGATCGACCAGGCGCAGGTGCTGGTGCCCGATGCCATCAGCGCGTTCGCGCAGGCCGCGTTCGACGCGCTGCAGGCCGACACCGCCAGCAGCGACACCGAGGCGGCACTGGCCGTGCTGCAGGCCCGGCATGCCGCGCTCAAGGCGCGGGTGGATGCGTGGGGTGACTGCAACGACGGACTGCAGATCTGGGCACGCCAGGGCATTGCCGACCCCGAGCGCCTGCCGCTGCTGGATACCGATGTCTTCCTTGCCGCCACTGCGGACCGGAGCCTGCCATGA
- a CDS encoding SLC13 family permease, whose product MSPQIATIIGLVIMFIVATAMPINMGAVAFALAFIIGGLWVDMGGKEVLAGFPGDLFLTLVGITYLFAIAQKNGTIDLLVHWAVKAVRGHIVAIPWVMFVITAVLTAFGALGPAAVAIIGPVALRFAKQYQINPLMMGLLVIHGAQAGGFSPISVYGSITNGVVQKAGLEVTEMAVFLTSLGFNLMMAVICFFAFGGIALLRRGSITATAAIGNADLALAGGPQASSRQFAIEGQGALVAAGGGTLSNDPVALDAVQLTRERLFTLVGLLGLGVAALIYNLNVGLVSITVAVVLALLSPQSQKGAVDGISWSTVLLICGVVTYIGVLEHAGAVDFIGHGVSSIGIPLLGALLVCYVGGIVSAFASSAAVLGATIPLAVPFLMQGHLGAAGVICALAVSSTIVDVSPFSTNGALVVASAAKEERETLFRRFLVYSGLVVVFGPLLAWLVFVVPGWM is encoded by the coding sequence ATGAGTCCACAAATCGCAACGATCATCGGTCTGGTGATCATGTTCATCGTCGCCACCGCGATGCCGATCAACATGGGTGCCGTCGCCTTCGCGCTGGCCTTCATCATCGGCGGGCTGTGGGTCGACATGGGGGGCAAGGAGGTCCTGGCCGGCTTCCCCGGCGATCTGTTCCTGACCCTGGTGGGCATCACCTACCTGTTCGCCATCGCGCAGAAGAACGGCACCATCGATCTGCTGGTGCACTGGGCGGTGAAGGCGGTTCGTGGCCACATCGTGGCCATTCCGTGGGTGATGTTCGTGATCACCGCCGTGCTGACCGCGTTCGGCGCCCTCGGCCCGGCCGCAGTGGCGATCATCGGCCCGGTCGCGCTGCGGTTTGCCAAGCAGTACCAGATCAATCCGCTGATGATGGGGTTGCTGGTGATCCACGGTGCCCAGGCCGGTGGCTTCTCGCCGATCAGCGTGTACGGCAGCATCACCAACGGCGTGGTGCAGAAGGCGGGACTGGAAGTGACCGAGATGGCGGTGTTCCTGACCAGCCTGGGCTTCAACCTGATGATGGCGGTGATCTGCTTCTTCGCCTTCGGCGGCATCGCGCTGCTGCGTCGCGGTTCGATCACCGCCACGGCGGCCATCGGCAACGCGGATCTGGCGCTGGCCGGTGGTCCGCAGGCATCCTCGCGGCAGTTCGCGATCGAAGGCCAAGGCGCGCTGGTGGCTGCTGGCGGCGGCACGCTGTCCAATGATCCGGTGGCGCTGGACGCGGTGCAGCTGACCCGTGAGCGGTTGTTCACCCTGGTCGGCCTGCTCGGGCTGGGCGTCGCTGCACTGATCTACAACCTCAATGTCGGCCTGGTCTCGATCACCGTGGCGGTGGTGCTCGCGCTGCTGTCGCCGCAGAGCCAGAAGGGCGCGGTGGACGGCATCAGCTGGTCGACGGTGCTGCTGATCTGCGGCGTGGTCACCTACATCGGCGTGCTGGAACATGCCGGCGCGGTCGACTTCATCGGCCACGGCGTGTCCAGCATCGGCATTCCACTGCTGGGGGCACTGCTGGTCTGCTACGTGGGTGGCATCGTGTCCGCCTTCGCGTCGTCTGCGGCCGTGCTCGGTGCGACGATTCCGCTGGCGGTGCCGTTCCTCATGCAGGGGCACCTGGGCGCGGCCGGGGTGATCTGCGCGCTGGCGGTATCGTCGACGATCGTCGACGTCAGTCCGTTCTCGACCAACGGTGCACTGGTGGTGGCCTCGGCCGCGAAGGAAGAGCGCGAAACGCTGTTCCGCCGCTTCCTGGTCTACAGCGGTCTGGTGGTGGTGTTCGGACCGCTGCTGGCCTGGCTGGTGTTCGTGGTTCCGGGCTGGATGTAA
- the mdcG gene encoding malonate decarboxylase holo-[acyl-carrier-protein] synthase — MPDRPARHTLVWLSANADWRADVAAHEPRLAAWFAQGLPAMVARRAVDDPDPRLRLGVPLPPSEGKQRLALRVALQDVQCQQPPPTLDAVLASGVASDWQAALHALARIAPARVFGAFAWQHLIGLPYVHAASDIDLLWPVAGAAQADALVTRLRGWEREHGRRVDGELCLADGGAVNWREYAGDTRQVLVKRLHGAALEARERLFVATGVAA, encoded by the coding sequence ATGCCTGACCGGCCCGCCCGCCACACGCTGGTCTGGCTGTCGGCCAACGCCGACTGGCGGGCCGACGTGGCTGCGCACGAACCGCGCCTGGCGGCGTGGTTCGCGCAGGGGCTGCCCGCCATGGTGGCGCGCCGCGCGGTGGATGATCCCGACCCGCGACTGCGGCTGGGCGTGCCGCTGCCGCCCAGCGAAGGCAAACAGCGCCTGGCGCTGCGGGTTGCGCTGCAGGATGTGCAATGCCAGCAGCCGCCACCGACGCTGGACGCGGTGCTCGCCAGCGGCGTTGCCAGCGATTGGCAGGCCGCGTTGCACGCGCTCGCGCGGATTGCACCGGCCCGCGTCTTCGGCGCTTTCGCCTGGCAGCACCTCATTGGCCTGCCCTATGTGCATGCAGCGTCGGACATCGATCTGTTGTGGCCGGTGGCCGGCGCTGCGCAGGCAGATGCACTGGTCACGCGCCTGCGGGGCTGGGAGCGCGAGCACGGCCGCCGGGTGGACGGCGAACTGTGCCTGGCCGACGGTGGCGCGGTGAACTGGCGCGAATACGCCGGTGACACGCGCCAGGTGCTGGTCAAACGCCTGCACGGCGCTGCACTGGAAGCCCGCGAGCGCCTCTTCGTCGCCACCGGAGTGGCCGCATGA
- the mdcH gene encoding malonate decarboxylase subunit epsilon, whose protein sequence is MSLALLCPGQGAQHAAMFDRVRAVPGAHDVLDAASTAMGRDVFAAAADAARFDNALAQPLLCAATLAHWQALRDALPAPTVVAGYSIGELAAHAVAGSIDARTCLDLAAQRARLMDAASPADAGMQAVLGLQRHTLQPLCDAHGAHVAIANGQDHFIVGGLQASLQAVADAARALGAEVRPLPVHVPAHTPLLRSAVAAFAAALDASPLQAPRLPLLAGIDARPVRDRATAVHTVSAQLAQTIEWAQVVRQAFERGARVFLQLGPGTALARMVAPSYPCCEVRAVEEFQSLEGAAAWVRSALERLQ, encoded by the coding sequence ATGAGCCTTGCCCTGCTCTGCCCCGGGCAAGGTGCGCAGCATGCGGCGATGTTCGATCGCGTGCGCGCAGTGCCTGGCGCACACGATGTCCTGGATGCCGCCAGCACGGCAATGGGCCGCGACGTGTTCGCAGCCGCCGCCGATGCAGCACGCTTCGACAATGCGCTGGCACAACCGCTGCTGTGCGCGGCAACGCTGGCGCACTGGCAGGCGCTGCGTGATGCCCTGCCCGCACCCACGGTGGTGGCCGGGTACAGCATCGGCGAGCTGGCCGCACATGCGGTTGCCGGCAGCATCGATGCACGCACCTGTTTGGACCTTGCCGCGCAGCGCGCGCGGCTGATGGATGCCGCCAGCCCTGCCGATGCGGGCATGCAGGCGGTGCTGGGGCTGCAGCGCCATACCCTGCAGCCGCTTTGTGATGCACACGGTGCGCATGTGGCCATCGCCAACGGCCAGGATCACTTCATCGTCGGCGGCCTGCAGGCATCCCTGCAGGCGGTGGCCGATGCCGCACGCGCGCTGGGGGCGGAGGTCCGCCCGCTGCCGGTCCATGTGCCGGCGCATACCCCGCTGCTGCGCTCTGCCGTCGCAGCGTTCGCCGCAGCGCTCGATGCCTCGCCACTGCAGGCGCCACGCCTGCCGCTGCTGGCCGGCATCGATGCGCGGCCGGTACGTGACCGCGCGACGGCGGTGCACACGGTGTCGGCGCAGCTGGCGCAGACCATCGAATGGGCACAGGTGGTGCGCCAGGCCTTCGAGCGCGGCGCGCGGGTGTTCCTGCAGCTGGGCCCGGGCACCGCGCTGGCGCGCATGGTCGCGCCGTCCTACCCGTGCTGCGAGGTGCGCGCGGTGGAAGAGTTCCAGAGCCTGGAAGGCGCGGCGGCGTGGGTCCGCAGCGCGCTGGAACGGCTGCAGTAA
- the mdcB gene encoding triphosphoribosyl-dephospho-CoA synthase MdcB, whose product MNARAQAALPVAHRVDSARLGRLAIASLHAELACAPKPGLVTPFDTGSHDDMDAATFLRSLFALRHYFTAVAHAGAADAAFAELRAHGLAAEAAMLRATGGINTHRGAIFSLGLLVAAAARCRHPQGHAAPAAQVCVVVQHWADDFTSAPLDARSPGQRARLRHGVPGVREQAAAGYPVLRELAVPTLRHALDNGLSRDAALCQTLMQLVAQVDDLNLLHRGGADGLAWAQQQARRFLDAGGAFAPGWEARLRSIGDGFVARRLSPGGSADLLACSWFLLQQEGT is encoded by the coding sequence ATGAATGCCCGCGCGCAGGCTGCCCTGCCGGTTGCACACCGCGTCGACAGCGCGCGCCTGGGTCGCCTGGCCATCGCCAGCCTGCATGCCGAACTGGCCTGCGCCCCCAAGCCGGGCCTGGTCACCCCGTTCGATACCGGCAGCCATGACGACATGGATGCCGCTACCTTCCTGCGCAGCCTGTTCGCGCTGCGCCACTACTTCACTGCGGTCGCACACGCCGGTGCCGCCGACGCAGCGTTCGCCGAGCTGCGCGCGCATGGGCTTGCCGCCGAAGCGGCAATGCTGCGCGCGACCGGCGGCATCAACACCCATCGTGGCGCGATCTTCAGCCTGGGCCTGCTGGTCGCCGCCGCCGCGCGCTGCCGCCACCCGCAGGGCCACGCCGCGCCCGCCGCACAGGTCTGCGTGGTCGTGCAGCACTGGGCCGATGACTTCACCAGCGCACCGCTGGATGCACGCAGCCCCGGTCAGCGTGCACGCCTGCGGCATGGCGTACCGGGCGTGCGCGAACAGGCCGCCGCCGGTTACCCCGTGCTGCGCGAGCTGGCCGTGCCGACCCTGCGCCATGCCTTGGACAACGGCCTGTCGCGTGATGCGGCGCTGTGCCAGACCCTGATGCAGCTGGTTGCACAGGTGGATGACCTGAACCTGCTGCACCGTGGCGGCGCCGACGGGCTGGCCTGGGCCCAGCAGCAGGCCCGCCGCTTCCTCGATGCGGGCGGTGCCTTCGCACCCGGTTGGGAAGCACGGCTGCGCAGCATCGGCGATGGCTTCGTCGCGCGTCGCCTGAGCCCGGGCGGCAGTGCCGACCTGCTGGCCTGCAGCTGGTTCCTGCTGCAGCAGGAGGGCACATGA